A segment of the Dermacentor andersoni chromosome 5, qqDerAnde1_hic_scaffold, whole genome shotgun sequence genome:
CACAGACTATTCATTGCGTTCGTTGTACCTAAATAACGAGTTACagtataaaatataaagacgccaaataaacggacacacacaagagagcGGGAcagtctttatattttataatgaacagctaccaagtAGCCCAACAGGAAGTGCTTTTAACGAGTTACAGTTTCCATGTTTGTTACCTACTGATTTGTTGCCACGTTAATTGTGAATTATTTGTATAGTTTGTATGTATCCTATTCCACTCATATCTTGGTCCTGAGTGGGGCCGACAGAATCTATAAATAAATAGGCAAAATAAACCGATTTTGGGCATATTCTCGCACACGCGAAGTCCATTGGGTGTATTTCCTTCAACGTCATTCCCCAGGTATAGATACCTCCTCCGGCAAACGTAATCAGGAAGAAAGCATGGAgaattaaatgaaaaaaagaaacgacgaatCTCATGATAACGATCACTATTTAAGTGACGTCCCCTTTGAAGCGGGCTGGAGGTATATGTCTTCACACTAATGGTTTGCTGTTAAACAACATGGTGCTCTGAATTTCTtatttgcgtgtgtgtgtatgcgagtgtgttttgttgttgttattctgTTCTTTTGTCCTTTCTTTACGAACTCCTGTTGTGCGGAAATTTACATATGTGCATCCAATAAAAATTTGTTGCGAGTTCAGCACCGTGTTTCGTGGTCCCACTTCTCTGTGTCGCGTCCGTGTTTCTCACTGccgttattatttctttttttttctaatatgtcgcctgtaggcaacactcgcCAATAAAGGGTTAAGGGTGAGGAAAGGAGTGCTGGGCTGGTGGCATCCTTCTGGTTCGCGGAAGCTTTAGAAGGGGaccggggggggagggggacgtgTACAGCACCCCCCTCTACCTTCgcctctggctacgcccctgatccTATGGTACCGAAAGTGGGGCCAGCTAACAGCACTGAAAGTACTGCCCACGTTATCCTCGACGCTGTCATGACGTAGAGAAGCTTGCTACGATGGCATGCCGAGGCGTCCAATCCGTCGTCGCGCGCCATGCACTGCAAGCGACGGTACACGGTAGGACGTCGAGAACATGACCTTCGGGAGATAAAATGATACGCAGCGAGCACAAGCGGTCAAACATTTGACGTGAAGAAACCGAAGGAGGCGGGGAGCATCACGTGGGCAGTTCGCCCGACGCTCTTCATGCGTCCAGTTTCGATATCGAAGCAGGATAATGCGAATTTTTTGTCGACGAATATCTTAAGAATGGACAGCGCTCTCAAAATTGTGAATTGATTTGCTTCCTGAAGCCTCCATCTTCAACACTACCATTGCTACGCTGGCCATGTGCCATCGTCCACAGTATTGTGCACAGAGACGTTTACTTACTGCAGTGCTTAAGTTCGACGATCGACCGCTTTCGGAAGACACAATCCTCCAACGCAGACATGACTCATTCTACATCTTATAAGAAGACTGTTAAAGCACTGTTGCGATATTTGAGACCTACAGGACTTAGTGAACGCATTTAGAACTTATTTTGtatttttctctttcctcctccatTCTAGCCCCCTTTTCACCGCAACCaatgtgcagggtagcaaaccggatatttgcttctggttaactccctgcctttcatctctctcttcgctttaaaaataCAATGAAAAGATTTTAACTAATTTCAATAGATTAGCGAATAGACTGCGTCGGCTATTTGACCACTTAGTGATCGCCAGGCTGAAAGAACGGACAGTGAAAAAAGCATCTTCGCATCATATATATACGTGTTTATCTGCCGTGGTGTCGGCATTTTGTGTTATCGCCGACGTATAGAGACGAAAAGATCCTGCAGTCGATATAAATGGTTTGCTGTTTTACAGTGTTCACTAAGTTTACCTCGACCAAGACACGCGTGATTCGTTGGTATACATCTACTCATACACAGTCCTTTTTGCAGTTGTGTTCGTGATACTTAGCTGAGCTAACAGCCCAAAAGTTCACGCCGATATGCTAACAGCCAGTGACGCGTAGGTAGGGAGGGAGTTTATTTCGGAGTCCGAGCCCCTCCGAAATTTTTATACTGAATTCTGCACAAAAACTGGCTTCAACTTTTGCCTTCCAGTAAAGTCATTGTTACATGCGCAAGCGATAGATGAACGCTCCCAATTTCTCGGTTTATATACTTCACATCTTCGCGCCAAAGAGCTTTCAACCACAACGCTCATGCATAAGCATAGCAGTTTACATCATGAAAGCGACATGTGCCAATGTACAAAAATACTCAGAGAATGCTTGACGTTACTATCACTGCACATTTTGTCTTCGATACAGCGGTCAATAAAGCGCAGTGCGATTAGCATAAACTCACCATCATGTCAAAGCGCAAATGCCGAAATACTGAACAACTTGTGCTTGAGTAGTTGTACGTAGCACGCCTAGAGCACGTCAACGTGCCTAACTGCGCATTTCTGTCTACAATATTTTGCCTCACATCACTGCTGTTTGTTGCTGATACCGCCCGCAAACGCTCCACGGGAACCAGCGACACGCACGCAGCCGCGTCAGCAACGTCAGCAACGTGACCAAGCGACCCAGCAACTCGAAGGAGACGCGGCTTCGTAATCGCATATTTGTTCATAAAGATCGGCAAGAAATTCAGGGGTGCGCAAGGGCTATGAAACAATGAAGCAGCGGCTTAAGACGGTTAATCACGGTAATGGTAACGAGCGGacgtaaatgaaaatgaaaactaCAGGCCGGGCTTTTTGAAGAAACAGCTGTCATTCATGCAACTAGGGAAGAAACTAGGGAAGTATCAGGGAACAACCGGCGCGGGGTATGTGCGTCAGCGCAAGACCGCAAATGATGTAATTAGCTATAATTAATTTAATACAAAACACCGCGACTGGAGCTAATTGGCaatatatgaagaaaaaaaaaatgttttcgttaCACATGATTGTTTACAACATTTTACATCTTGAGCCAAGCTCATCCAAGCCAAGAGGCCAGGTGTTGCGGCACAGAAAAGAACCTGCATTGTTTGGGTCGCTTTAAATTTGTGCTGCTAACCTGACAGTTTCCTCGCAGCTTTCAAAGCGTACACTTACGTTGAAGTAGCTGGGTTACGTTGCTGACTGTTTGTTGAAAATTAGATGGTAAATTTTGTGCTTAACCACAGCGTAAAGCTCAAGAGTAAATAACTTATCAAACGCCGTTCTTAGCGTTTCGCCTACACGCCAACACACAGGTTTCGCATTTACGTATTTTGGAATCCTACGAGCGGCATGGAAAAATCGGCAGATGTAGAAGCAGCGAGTGAAGAGCCAGCGGTAGTAGGTTGTTCAGGTAGCGTCATCGCTTTCGCTTGTATTGCCGCTGGTGCTGTTCTCTGAACGGAGCACAAGAACCACAATTTCTGAAAGTGCGTGCTGTTCCCCGTTGTGTCTTGcacttttttctatttttctgcaGGCAACGATAATGGTCCTGCCACAGCGACGGACTCTGCAGAACCGAGCGATGTAAGTGAAAAGCTACTTAGCCGGAGCAGATTTAGCTTAGTGTTCATATTGATGTCGAAACGATGTATACCCCAGTCGCACGGGGCACCATTGATCACTATCAAGACCGATCCCGACTGAATGTCATAACTATTGAATCCCTCTCGCaccttgcgcaaaggagccaatcgcgatcgagaaattcaattacgATCGGCTTTGAAGTGCCTGTGCAACATAGGCAATATAGACTTTGATGCTCATGTCAACAGCATCAGCTACATCAACTTCGCCGCTTGCATTCAAAGCGTCTAGAAGACTTCTCAAGTCGTGTGCAGTTACGAGTAATTGCATGCGATTTGCATGACAGCTATAATGCTGGCGCCCTTAAACAGGTCGCGAAACAACTTCACGTGCTAAATATTCGCTGCATTTAAGTTATGATGTCGCGAACATACAGGTCAAATATTACATCTCCTTACGTTGTCGTGAACCTACAGTCTCACAAGCTTGCTTTAATTTTCCTGTGCTTTCTTGATAACCCCCCATTCTCTCGTGGCCTCTTGTGCATCACCTCGTTTGTTCGCGCATTTAACAGGGCATATTACTGTTGTTGGCCATTTACTTGTCGGTGACTAATGGTAGAAGCGAAAATTAAATGAGTGCTGAGCGCTCCAACAGATTTGGTTAGAAGTGCTAGAATTACCTCGACAAAAAATTAGGGAGCGCTCTTAGGACACTTGCGGCAGGGACTATTAGACAGGTATGACTGTGCTACTGTTGTCTTTCAGACAAAGAAGAAGGCTAAGTGGACTAAAGGCAAACGGAGGAAGAGGGCTCGTGATGTCAATGCACCGGAACGACCTCTCACAGGCTACGTCCGTTTCCTGAATGATCGGCGGGAGGGTGTTCGAACTGCGAACCCTACGGCCAGCTTTCCAGATGTCACAAAGATCCTGGCCATTGAGTGGAGCAAGCTTAGTCCCCAGGAAAAACAGGTAAGCCGGCGCTTGTCGTAGAATGTACTGTAATCTAGCTCAAATAATGTAAAAGATTATGCAAAATGGCAAATATGGTCCACTGTGAAAGGAAACACACATATCAGCTGCTTGAACTATGAGGGTGCTTCAACCATGGGTGCCATTGAAAGCAGTGTTCATGCACTGCGTGGGTGCTTGCAGAGGAGTGAGCTACTGCTGCATGCAAGGTCACAGGTTCGGTTGCAGGCCATGGTAATCACATTGCGATTACAGCTGAATACAAAAACACTTGTATACCtggatttaagtgcatgttaaagaatccgaGGTGGTTGAAATgaatccggagcccccactatGACACCTTTTATAGCTAGTGCTAAAGTATTCTCTAAAAAATTCAAATTTTGTAAATATCGCAATAATAGGTTGGTTAGCAGAAAAGAAGACGAAGGCCAAAGTTCCATTTCTTAAATTTTATGCTAAACCCCAGCACCATAGGGCAGTATGACGTTGCGGATTTCAAAGTATATTTTTCCATATTTCGGACATTATGCCTCAAAAAATGTTCTTGAAACTTACTAAATTCACTATTTGTCTTCTTTAAAATGTGATGTAGTCGATCTTTGCCACTAAATGTATTGACTAGGCCCGTGCAAATGGTTTCAAAATCCATGATGTCGCAGTCAGCTGGTGCAGGACTTTCAAGGCCATGGTGCCACCCATtatgtcttttctggcttaccaaacatctGCTCacagtaagagtggctttttgAGATTACAGAAAGTTACTTTACTAATGCAACTTCTATAgcttttctttttagtgtccctttaaacccaTTAATTTGAGTCAATCTGATTGCTATTCACTTATCGCAAAGCTGGGCCTTGCACACTTCTTGCAGGATGAAATTTACTGAGGCCCCATGCTCATATGTTCACCTTAGCAGCAGACCACATTGTACCTAATCAGATGAAAAGAAAAGTCTTGTTTGGCAAAACTACCAAGTAAACTGTTCGTATATAAAACTTGGAAGCTGTATGGTAAAATTGTATTTCATCCTTATTGTTTCTTTGCATGGATAAATGCCTAAATTTGGAAATTAAGTTCAGAAAGTCTGCTCCATACATTGGTGCCTGGGTGCAAGCAGCATTCCCAGTTCCCATGCAGCCATTGTCTATCCATTTCTATCACACATGCCTGCACAAGAGTCAAAAGTTGGGCTACTTGAATGTTGTTTGCATGAATTATAATGAGGACTTGCTTTTTTCACTGAAACTGACTCATCTGCAACTCGTTCCTTGTTCTCATATTAAAATGATTAAAATGTAGATAACTATTTGCTTTGAATGGAATCTGTTGTACACCAATTTTAGCAAGGTTAACAGGCAGTCAGAATTGACTTACAATGTTTCACATTAATGCTTTGTTCTGTTTAAAACATTTCATTTGCTCAAAGcgtaagatttcttttttttttcactgaccaAATTCTTGTGTTAGCCTACCCCTGCTGAGAATGGTGATGCAGGCACAACTCCCCATCGTGGTGGCCACATTCTGGGTGGGGCAAAATGGATAAATGCTTGCATGGTTTGCtttaagtgcacattaaaaattttaaaaagttgGTAGTCAAGGCTAATTCAGCATGCTTCACTTCAGTGTTTCTCATAACCCATTTTGCAACGTTAGGGCTAAAATGTGGCTAATGTTTATTCGGAGTAATTGGGACTATAGCACATAAAGCAGTTCCATGGATGAACTTCCTTTCTTGCTGTGGTGGCTTTGTGGCTATGCCATTCTGTTTCTGGACATGACGTTGTGGGTTTGATTGTAGCCTGCCACAGTGGCATTTTGCTGGGACCAAGAATGCTAAAGCACATGTTCAcctagatttaagtgcatgttaaacaaCCCGAGACAGTGAAAATTAATTTGGAAGTCTCCTCAGCAGTGTCCCTCGTAGCCTGTGTGTTGTGTTGTGACTTTGAAGGGACACCAAAATAAAGATTACtcgagctgtattagtaaattagtAAATTTCCCTTCTACAGTGCCATAAAGGTTAGTCTTACTTTGGGAAGGGGGTCGGTAAACCAGCAAGGACTGAAAAATGAAGTGTGGGTGATAatgccgccttgaagttcccccacaccagctcgctgtgatacAAGTGTCTCGTGATGACATACCGATGAGCCCAAATCTCAACTCTTCTCAACAGTGATGTCAAAGATTTTGACGTCACCTGCTTGGATCTAGGTAATGTTTTATTGGTAAATGCAGGGTATATCGTGTTCTAAGAAAGCCAAGTTTCAAGAACCTTTACTGAGCCATGATGGCCcaaacatgaaaaagaaatatacTTGGAGATCTGTAACATCACACTAACGTACCAGGAATTGGGTTTCAGTGTAAGATTCACAAATGGAACTTTGGCCTTCATTAAGAAATAGAGTTTTAAGAGACTTTATCAACCCAACTAACTGTTGttcttttgtgtccctttaaaccGCATAATATGATTTTTGATTTGGATCACATTCCTCTTCTATTGCAGCTTCATATATTggtattagggagttttagaataggggccccaatattttggggccccaaagagctttgcgggtgttagcgttggggcacgcaggagtgaagagttttagaatagggctttgcgtttgcagatagcgtcttgcgctgacagcgccactacggcgtctaagaaaaacgattaaaaataattaaataaaatataccatcttatgatatgaatagtaattttgacttgcgtgtattcgcgtttaattacaatttagaggttattcttcaagcagcaaacaattagttgtgctaagtttggagcaacaaaaccacctttacgtgccttcaccagccaagcttagccgtgttaggcctacgagccataaaatccacactcgaattcggaatcagcggcgtctaatggaTCAATCttgataacacacgctagttgagagaaagcgataactgcagtcacttctcctagcttgcgaacttcacgcattaccgcgaatcgaacccagtttggtgctaggttagagccgtcgcttcgatgggtgccgccatgttcgttgacgcaaatcttttgggaacgctatttgagctcccgctaaatcggtgaaatagcgttcccaacgcaaaacccaaacgcagtttgcgtctcgcgcatgcgcagtggcttggacgctatttctttggggccccaaaacgtttggggcccctattctaaaactctctattgtgtcTGACACATTTGTGTGAACATTTCCTTGCTGTTTCTTCACACACTGGTACAAGGTTGGTGACACTCACACACGTGATTCAAACAGGGCTCTAGTGCACTTATAGATTTATGTGCACAGCACCAGAAGTATTCTCACATGCTAACCTTGTCCCACAGCAACCTGTGCTGCAGGCATGCCTGCATGCAGTATGCAGGCATGCCTAGCATACTGCATGCATACTGAGCCAATTTTATGTGATACTTGGCAAATTCAGTATCCTCCATTGTAATATCTACATGCATGGTGCTTTCACACATTGCATTGATGGTCCAATACTAGATTATTGTCGATCAGCTACAGGAAATTAAGCAACGCTGTGAGACAACCTGCAGAGTGCACCTTTAGTAAATTAGCGTACAGCTTTACTAAATCGGAACACCTAAAGATATGTACATGATGCACAAGAGGGTTCTACATTTGCCAATTGTTGCATGACTCTGTTATACCCTTTTGATTGTATCGTGTGATTGATGCAGACTCAAGGGCACTTCCTTGCCAACCTGAATCTGCCACTGTCTCGCTGTTCTGTTTAGAGCTTCTCAGGAATTTTCCGACACAAAAGGAAAAGTGGCTTCTCATTGGTACAGGCGTAAAGGCAACCAGGCACAACATTCCTTTCTATGAGACAATGGTGAATGAGGCTTCTGCAAATATGTTTTGGCTGAACTCGGATAAGGACCTACTTTTTTGCCAATGAAATTTGAACTTGGTAATGTGAGCCGTTGTGCTAACTTTGTGCAGAAATACTTGGACGAGGCTGAGAAAGACAGGGAGCGTTACTCGAAGGAAATGGAGCAGTACCAGCAGACAGAAGCCTACAAAATGTTCACAAAGAAGCAGCACGAAAAGAAAGTGAAAGGTATTTACAACTATTTTAATTTCTGCCAATAATTCATGTAGTATGAATGTTTCCAGAACTCCTTACAATGAAAGTTTTTTGAAGACAGGGGCAAACTCAACTGAACATGAGAAAGGACTGAGTTGTTGAATGAGATGTGGATTGCCCGTTACACTTCGAAGTGTTTGTGGGAAGACAATCTTGCTTTTCTAGCACCTCATGTAGGTTGGCTGTGGTCGTAAATTATGTAGTAATCAATAATTAATGAATTCGTCATTGTTGCAGTTCCTGATGTCCACAGTGTTGAGAAAAATACATTACCAAGAAAGCCTTTGCTGCTGTGCCTTTAATGTTTACTTGTACTCTCGACTGTAAAAGTGTTTATAGTGTTTAGTTATCATACTTTCACTGGTCTCTTTAGTATAGAAGTGGCTTAAGGCATTTTGGTATGTTTTGCTTGGCAACAAATCATTACAGCTATACTTACGTCAGTGGTACTTCCGGTGCTGCCCTAAATCAATTTTCATTTTCCAGCACCCTTCATTGTGATATGGAGCTTTTAATGCTGTCTTTGACTTTGAGAATGAGTTCATCTGCATTCCCATGTTTTTTTCTTATTCAGGGGCAAATTTCATTTTACGGGCCCATATTTGTGAACACAGAAGTCCTGCTTGTGttaatttattcatttttgttatcgtgcaagtatCTGTGGTCCCATTACAACATGAGCACGTACCACTTGTCATGAGATCATGGCAGGAGAACCCTCGCTGTCTAACACAATGTTTGCTTCCTGTTCAGGTGATGATGTCAATGCAGCAGCTACTACAAATGGCACAACAGCTGATGTGAGTGTTGCTTCTGCTATGTAACTGCATGCTTCCTAAATAACTGATACTGCCGATTTAGAATTGCCAGAGTGATttgtttcgaaaaaaaatttattgcaattttttagagtgaccataaagtgacaaaaaatatttaccgtaggtaaacatgcattgtttGTTCATGAATACAGATGGACTTGCATAAATACTTGTAATAAGAATAAGAAAGTAGATACACAGGAATAGATATATTCTGATTCGGCACTTGGGTTCAGTTGGAATTATATCTATTGTGACTCCTTTGCAGAAGAGCAAACAGTGCGCACATCTATAGCGTGATCAAACTGTGTATGGGAGCACATGCAACTCTATGGTTGTGCGCCCATCAGAAAAACCAGACGAGCCAGAGCCTTGAAGTAATCCTTGGCCCCATCGCCAACGAGGGTCAGTAATTTTTTGCGAACGACAACAATGTTTCAAGAGtcacaagaaaagaaacgcaggcGTAGCAGCGTCGTTTCTATATACCGGTGCCCACCTGTGAACAGATGCAATCGCACCCCAGCAAGTAATAAACGGCTGAACATCTAGCGATGACGCTTTAAGAGATTAGAAACGAGATAGACGTGAGTTCTTGCAAGCGCAACAAACAGAAACAGCCTATAAGACAAAACCAAAACTTACAGCTTCGTGGATGTGTGAGTGGTTGCTAATGCACTGACATAAAAAAGCCACGAAATTGAAACCAAGAGAGTACAGagtaagagaaaagaaaagtCTTGCATCCACATAAGGTGGCAGCACTTGCTGGGCAACAGAGAGTTGGAAAATTAGGGCGTTTTCAAACATACAGATAGTATcataaatatacggcattgaCCATTTTAAACTTGTTCGTGGCACTGTATATTTACGTCTTAGACCCCCAAAGGGTTAAAAAAGCTTTTTGGGTGAGTCTGAACTCAGCTGCTATAATTGTCCTTAATGGCCGTAAGCAAGAGCACTACAATGTTACGTGCACACAGCTGCATGGACACATAGTTAAATGCCATTCTTTGTTGTGGGGGCCACCAAGCACAGTGCCCCAAGTGGCAAGCAAGCCAAGTGGACTGTCGAGAAGAACCTGGCTACTAATACATTCAACCCCGGATTCCCGGAGACAGGCAGAGACGCACCAACCAACAGCATTGAACTAGCAAGCAAGCCCGCCAGCATAACAATATTACAATAAACATTGTTCGTTAGTCATAGCTGGCCCTGATGACTACATGGAAGCAGCGGTGGGATAGCCAAAGTAGCAAGGCGCCCACGAGGATAGTGAGCTCAACATGAGAAGCCGCACACTGAAACTAGTGCCATGTCAGGCTTGTGACAGAGACGAAGCGCGTGCAAGCGTCGCTTCCGCTGCAGTGGCAATCAAGCCGCTTGCCATAGAGCTTCTGCCGAAACTCAACTACCGCAAGCCTGAGGTACAACGCAATCGCATCGCGGGTTAGAATGCTACCACCTCATTTCCAATCTCGCAAGCCAGAACAGAATGACATAAGTTAACATATTGCTCTACGCCATGGGTGAAGAAGCGGAGGACATGCTCGTCACCATAAAACTGACTGACAAACAAATGTCGTTGTGTGACGTCATGGTCGAGCGCTTTTGAAAAGCATTTTTGCCCCGCAAAAATGTCAAGTACGAGTGAGTGAGATTGGAAGCAAGCTCTTGGATGCAAGAGCCGCATGAAAGCTGTCGATGCATTCGTTACCGAGCTTTTCAAGATGGTGGAAATGTGCAACTACAGAACTCTCGAAGACTAGTTGATTTGGGATAGGTTCATGTCAAGAAACTTGGTAAAAGGCTGCAGCGTGACACTGAACTCTCTTGAGAAAGTGATTACAGCTGCCTGCAGTTCGAAGGCCGTCAAATTGCAACATAAAGAAATCCTCTGCATCGAACAGCCGACTCAGTGTATGAGAAGTATGCGCCCAAGCGAGCATGAAAGCCCGCCGCAAAGAAATGAAAGCCTTGTTCAGGTCATCACGCCTACAATGCAGAAGCAAGGTGAAAGACAATGCTGCAAGTGGTATGGCAGTGTGCGCAACCACACAAAGGCACAGTGCCCCACGGCAAACAAGACATGCAACCACTATGGGAAGAAAGGCCACTATGCTTCTGTGTGCCTGTCAAAGCCCAAGGGTGAAACCTTGTGCTTCCAAGAACGATTAAGTTGCTTAGAAGAACTACATTTAGGCGAAGTCAAAGTAGGACCAACCCGTGGCACATAACTGTTACTCTGAACAAGGTGCCTTTCACCTTCAAGGTCAACACTGGCACTGATGCAACAGCAATTGCACACAACCAGTGTGACGCAAACATCATAGGACCCATCAAGTCAACAAAACTGCTACTGATAGGCCCAGGTCAGACAGTGATCGCTACAGTTTGCTACATGACGCAACATCACTTGACCCAGTGCCAAAATCCAGGAAGCAGTCTTTGTCATCAAAGGTTAAATGAAGCTCTGTTTAGTCGGCCAACCATACAATCACTCGGGATTCTGCAATGCCTTCCTGATTTGGCTGAAGCGTATGCAAGTGACCGACATTTCTGACTTTGTGGCTCCTTAGCCCGAGCTAACGTCTGGGCATGGACTCATGAAGACAGAATGCCACAAGAACAATGCCAAAGCCTAGTCAGTCATCTATCCTAGGCGTGTGCCACTTTCATTATTACCGCTTGTGAAAAAGTAGCTTAATATGACGGAGGACATAGGCATCATCCAGAAGGTAGATCAAGCAATGGAATGGTGTCTTTCGATAGTCGTCACACTGAAAATGAATGAGCTCTGCATTTGCATTGACCATGGCCAGCTGAATCAGCAGATAATTCGTTAACGAGTGCTTATGCCTACAGTCAAAGAGTGCCTTGCAAAACTAGCTGGTGCAACACCTTTCAGCCGCCTGGATGCACTAGCAGGGTACTGCAGATTCCCTTGGCCATGACTCTCGTGAATACACAGTTTTCATCACACGAGTCAGAAGGTTCCAGTTCTTGAGACTGCCCCTCAGAATCCCCACGGCACCTGAGTTCTAGCAATGCGAGATGCTCAGAGCACTGGAAAGACTAGACAGGCTGAGTTGTCTGCAAAACGACATCATCATGTCAGGTAAGACAATTGAAGAACAAGATGCCAACTGGTGTGTGCTCAAGAATTAGAATAGGCAGGTATTACCATGAACATGTACAAGTGTTCATTTTGTCAAACTGAAGTTGCATTCCTAAGGCACATGGTATCTGCCACAGTCAGTGCAAACCTGGGCAAGGTCATGGCCATCACACAACTTGACCTACCACTAGATGTGCCGGCAGTCAAGTTCTTATTGGGCTTCTTAAACCATCTGGCAAAATTTCTGCCAGGCCTAACAGACCTGACAAAGCCCTTAGAGACTTGCTACACCAAGATGCTGAATGGCACTAGGGCTCAGCTCAACAGCAAAGCTTTGAAAAATATCAAAAAATTTTTATATGATCGACTGCTTCATACAGTATCAGTGGACACTTTTTCATACGGTCTCGGGGCAGAGGCTGCTACAGCAGTCGCATGAAAGGCTCCACCAGTGGCATATACAGCACAGTCCCTCACTTAGGCTGAACAACGATTTTCTGCAAATACCTGTCaggatcaacctttcatgtggaaacaGACCACAAGCCTCTAGCACTGCTACTGATGATCAAACATCTTGATGAGCTGAGCCCTCGCCTTAAACGTTTCAGGACGCATCTTCTGGAGTACGACTACACAATGTCCCACTCTCCTGGCAACAAGTTGCACACAGCTGATGTTCTTTCATGGAAGCCTTCAGAAAAACTAGTTGACAAAAGCAATGAAGGAAATCTCAAGACTGCAGTGTGTGAATTTGAAGAAATAACGCCCTGCTTCAAATCAAATGCAAGACAGAACCAAGGCAAGCATGCAGACTGACAAAACACTTTCCCAAGGTAGGGAGCATCATGTCATGACTGACTGTGCATGGGCTGGCACCTGACCTGAGGTGGCAACCGAAGTTTCCCTCGCTAATGGTTTGCTCTTTAAAGGTGACAGAATAATCATCCCGCCTGACCTCAGGGTAGAAGTTATGGAGAAACTTCATGCAGGCCATTTGGGCACAATGAGATGCCAAGCAAGTGCAAGAGAGTGTGTTTGATGGCCAAGCAGTGGAAAGCACAGTGTGGAAAGATGACAATGTGGAAAGTTGTACA
Coding sequences within it:
- the LOC126531561 gene encoding high mobility group protein 20A-like isoform X2, with amino-acid sequence MEKSADVEAASEEPAVVGSGNDNGPATATDSAEPSDTKKKAKWTKGKRRKRARDVNAPERPLTGYVRFLNDRREGVRTANPTASFPDVTKILAIEWSKLSPQEKQKYLDEAEKDRERYSKEMEQYQQTEAYKMFTKKQHEKKVKGDDVNAAATTNGTTADAASEDSKKDEIPGFDIPIFTEEFLDHNKGCEAELRQLRKSNTEYEEQNAILGKHIDTMKAAIEKLEVETVQQKNNNLALQQHLATLRTNLAASFSSLPLPGTNETATLDNIDSYMAKLHSIILDRPQEHEALIASVREIANRLEYQG
- the LOC126531561 gene encoding high mobility group protein 20A-like isoform X1; translated protein: MEKSADVEAASEEPAVVGCSGNDNGPATATDSAEPSDTKKKAKWTKGKRRKRARDVNAPERPLTGYVRFLNDRREGVRTANPTASFPDVTKILAIEWSKLSPQEKQKYLDEAEKDRERYSKEMEQYQQTEAYKMFTKKQHEKKVKGDDVNAAATTNGTTADAASEDSKKDEIPGFDIPIFTEEFLDHNKGCEAELRQLRKSNTEYEEQNAILGKHIDTMKAAIEKLEVETVQQKNNNLALQQHLATLRTNLAASFSSLPLPGTNETATLDNIDSYMAKLHSIILDRPQEHEALIASVREIANRLEYQG